Proteins from one Loktanella sp. M215 genomic window:
- the hemF gene encoding oxygen-dependent coproporphyrinogen oxidase gives MTETMDSEKARASAWFETLRDTILAAFEGMEDTQTTGPTADLPAGRFERSVTRRTSDDGSEAGGGVMSVMRGGRVFEKVGVNTSTVHGVLGEAAQRAMAARGVPGMDSDPRFWASGISLVAHMQNPHAPAVHMNTRMFWTPHAAWFGGGSDLNPCIEYDADTAHFHAQQQAHLDPHGVDLYPRLKAWADEYFYIPHRGRARGVGGIFMDDHATGDWEADFSLTQDIGRAFLPAYLPLVERRRDTPWTEADKDVQLIHRGLYAEYNLVYDRGTKFGLTTGHDANAVLMSLPPLAKWV, from the coding sequence ATGACAGAAACGATGGACTCTGAAAAGGCGCGCGCCAGCGCCTGGTTCGAAACCCTGCGCGATACGATCCTCGCCGCCTTCGAGGGGATGGAGGACACGCAGACCACCGGCCCCACGGCTGATCTGCCTGCCGGACGGTTCGAGCGGAGTGTCACGCGGCGCACCAGCGACGACGGGTCAGAGGCCGGTGGCGGCGTCATGTCCGTGATGCGCGGCGGGCGCGTGTTCGAAAAGGTGGGCGTCAACACCTCGACCGTGCACGGCGTGCTGGGCGAGGCCGCACAGCGCGCCATGGCCGCCCGCGGCGTGCCGGGCATGGACAGCGATCCGCGGTTCTGGGCGTCCGGTATTTCCTTGGTAGCGCACATGCAGAATCCGCATGCGCCCGCCGTTCACATGAACACCCGGATGTTCTGGACGCCGCACGCCGCGTGGTTCGGCGGCGGGTCCGACCTGAACCCTTGCATCGAATACGACGCGGATACCGCGCATTTCCACGCCCAGCAGCAGGCGCATCTGGATCCGCACGGGGTCGACCTTTACCCCCGGCTGAAGGCCTGGGCGGACGAGTATTTCTATATTCCCCACCGGGGGCGGGCGCGGGGTGTCGGCGGCATCTTCATGGACGATCACGCGACGGGCGACTGGGAGGCCGATTTCAGCCTGACGCAGGATATCGGCCGCGCGTTTCTGCCTGCGTACCTGCCGCTGGTGGAACGCCGCCGGGATACGCCCTGGACCGAGGCGGACAAGGATGTGCAGCTGATCCACCGCGGGCTTTATGCGGAATACAACCTCGTCTACGACCGGGGGACGAAGTTCGGCCTGACCACAGGGCATGACGCCAACGCGGTGCTGATGAGCCTGCCGCCGCTGGCGAAGTGGGTGTGA
- a CDS encoding SDR family NAD(P)-dependent oxidoreductase, with protein sequence MSFSIKGRTAIVTGAANGLGLAVARHFVRAGANVVLADMDEAALEREMTEMSADADHVRMFTGDLRQKLSIANLVSTTVDAFDTVDILVNAARQVASTAPLDPDDTSVEEMLMQNLSMPLRLSQAIARRFIKQAEADSDGSIGSIVNLSSIAGRRANPDLLGFSVANAALDQMTRSMAVALAPHRIRMNGVSVGSVLSASLMGWMRDNDTARAAILDATPMGRIANAAEICDTVQYLASDAAGFVTGQIVTVDGGRTLLDPAAVAAH encoded by the coding sequence ATGTCGTTTTCCATCAAGGGTCGCACGGCCATCGTGACCGGGGCCGCCAACGGGCTGGGTCTGGCAGTGGCGCGGCATTTTGTCCGGGCTGGCGCAAATGTCGTCCTTGCCGACATGGACGAGGCCGCGCTGGAGCGTGAGATGACCGAGATGTCCGCCGACGCGGACCACGTGCGGATGTTCACCGGCGACCTGCGGCAGAAACTGTCGATTGCCAACTTGGTGTCCACCACCGTCGATGCCTTCGACACGGTCGACATTCTGGTGAACGCGGCACGGCAGGTGGCCTCGACAGCACCTCTGGACCCTGACGATACCTCGGTCGAGGAGATGCTGATGCAGAACCTGTCGATGCCCCTGCGGCTGAGCCAGGCCATCGCGCGACGGTTCATCAAGCAGGCCGAGGCGGACAGCGACGGCAGCATCGGGTCGATCGTGAACCTGTCGTCCATCGCGGGCCGCCGGGCCAACCCGGACCTGCTGGGCTTTTCCGTCGCGAATGCGGCACTGGACCAGATGACGCGGTCGATGGCCGTGGCGCTGGCGCCGCACCGGATCCGGATGAACGGCGTGTCAGTCGGGTCGGTCCTGTCGGCAAGCCTGATGGGCTGGATGCGCGACAACGACACGGCGCGGGCCGCGATCCTTGATGCGACCCCGATGGGCCGCATCGCCAATGCGGCCGAAATTTGCGATACGGTGCAATACCTTGCATCGGACGCCGCAGGTTTCGTCACCGGGCAGATCGTCACCGTCGATGGCGGCCGGACCCTGCTAGACCCGGCCGCCGTCGCGGCGCACTGA
- a CDS encoding class I SAM-dependent methyltransferase yields the protein MAATSRLHTVLDDGLLSLPDGPVTVMRPAADYDLSPLADRDIRIAQGFAPDAEAFAQAGYTVTQDAAAAPTMIVVVPRAKALARSMIAQACALGQVVVVDGQRTDGIDSLFKDCRDRLGDLPSLPKAKGRLFWFPAIDALADWAAPPPAQGEHGYFNTAGVFSDGAIDKGSALLAAALPAKLPARMADLGAGWGYLSNAVLARDGVKSLDLIEAEALSLDCARLNVTDDRASFHWADALSWTPGKKYDGIVMNPPFHTGSKGTPSLGQGFIAASARMLAPHGKLWMVANRHLPYEAALRDHFRNVDEMPGDGAYKLFHATRPLKA from the coding sequence ATGGCCGCAACATCCCGCCTGCACACCGTCCTTGACGACGGCCTTCTGTCCTTGCCCGACGGTCCGGTGACCGTGATGCGTCCCGCTGCCGATTATGATCTGTCGCCGCTGGCGGACCGTGACATCCGGATCGCCCAAGGGTTTGCCCCGGATGCAGAAGCCTTTGCGCAGGCCGGTTACACCGTCACGCAGGATGCGGCTGCGGCGCCCACGATGATCGTCGTGGTGCCCCGCGCCAAGGCGCTGGCGCGGTCAATGATCGCGCAGGCCTGCGCGCTGGGGCAGGTGGTCGTGGTGGACGGGCAGCGGACCGACGGGATCGACAGCCTGTTCAAGGATTGCCGCGACCGGCTGGGCGACCTGCCGTCGCTGCCCAAGGCCAAGGGACGCCTGTTCTGGTTTCCCGCGATCGATGCGCTGGCCGACTGGGCCGCGCCGCCGCCCGCACAGGGCGAGCATGGTTATTTCAACACCGCCGGCGTCTTTTCCGACGGGGCGATCGATAAGGGGTCGGCGTTGCTGGCCGCTGCCTTGCCGGCAAAGCTGCCTGCGCGCATGGCCGACCTTGGCGCGGGCTGGGGGTATCTTTCCAACGCCGTCCTCGCGCGGGACGGAGTGAAATCGTTGGATCTGATCGAGGCAGAGGCGCTGTCGCTGGACTGCGCCCGCCTGAACGTGACCGACGACCGGGCGTCCTTTCACTGGGCCGATGCGCTGAGCTGGACACCGGGCAAGAAATACGACGGCATCGTGATGAATCCGCCGTTCCATACCGGATCGAAAGGCACGCCGTCGCTGGGGCAGGGCTTTATCGCGGCCAGCGCCCGGATGCTTGCGCCGCATGGCAAGCTTTGGATGGTGGCCAACCGGCATCTGCCCTACGAGGCGGCCCTGCGCGACCATTTCCGCAATGTCGACGAGATGCCCGGTGACGGGGCCTACAAGCTGTTCCACGCGACCCGCCCGCTGAAAGCCTGA
- the clpS gene encoding ATP-dependent Clp protease adapter ClpS, whose amino-acid sequence MRTRYELMASSDDEDGQDDIGVVLKTKPKTKRPPLYKVLILNDDFTPMEFVVMVLERFFGMTHAQAFDIMLTVHKKGVAVVGVYSHEIAETKVAQVMDYAQRHQHPLQCTMEKE is encoded by the coding sequence ATGCGGACGCGATACGAGCTCATGGCGAGCAGCGATGACGAGGACGGTCAGGACGACATCGGTGTCGTGCTGAAGACCAAGCCGAAGACGAAGCGCCCGCCGCTTTACAAGGTGCTGATCCTGAATGACGATTTCACGCCGATGGAATTCGTCGTCATGGTGCTGGAACGGTTCTTTGGCATGACCCATGCCCAGGCCTTTGACATCATGCTGACGGTCCACAAGAAGGGCGTCGCCGTCGTCGGCGTCTACAGCCACGAGATCGCGGAAACCAAGGTGGCGCAGGTCATGGATTATGCCCAGCGGCACCAGCACCCCCTGCAATGCACGATGGAGAAGGAATAG
- a CDS encoding D-alanyl-D-alanine carboxypeptidase family protein — translation MDARTGEVIYAQNADTRLHPASLTKMMTLYIAFQAIQRGEITLDTDVTVSRNAASEPPSKLGLKVGQKIKLRYLLRAAAVKSANDAATAIGEAIGGSEEAFATRMNRTAAAMGMTNTTFKNANGLTTEGHLSTARDMSVLGRHVIYDFPQYYNLFSRRTADAGVAQVRHTNRRFLDSYPGADGIKTGFTNAAGFNLVASAQRGQERIIATVFGGTSTAQRNGKIKELMDMGFAKAPANAPLNRPEPPAAAPAPAPAAAALMASNAGPATAGGAGKTVRVTGRVTRSLRPALRPTQAAPSVDVAVNLDVDTDMINSILQEATQVASTVPAPAPAPAIAQPQAPEVVTRISTSGGRHWGVNVGRYNSRYEAEKVLLRVALNEMSTLDGAVRRVTQNTRGFDANFMGLTREGADLACRRLQARNQSCFMIGSEG, via the coding sequence ATGGACGCCCGCACCGGCGAGGTGATCTACGCCCAGAACGCCGACACCCGCCTGCACCCCGCCTCGCTGACCAAGATGATGACCCTCTACATCGCCTTTCAGGCCATCCAGCGCGGAGAGATCACGCTGGATACCGACGTCACCGTCAGCCGCAACGCCGCCAGCGAGCCGCCGTCGAAGTTGGGTCTGAAGGTCGGTCAGAAGATCAAACTGCGCTACCTGCTGCGCGCCGCCGCCGTGAAATCCGCCAACGACGCCGCAACCGCCATCGGCGAAGCGATCGGCGGGTCCGAGGAGGCCTTCGCCACCCGGATGAACCGCACCGCCGCCGCGATGGGCATGACCAACACGACCTTCAAGAACGCCAACGGCCTGACGACCGAAGGCCACCTGTCCACCGCCCGCGACATGAGCGTGCTGGGCCGCCACGTGATCTATGACTTCCCCCAGTATTATAACCTCTTCTCGCGCCGCACGGCGGATGCGGGCGTGGCACAAGTGCGTCACACGAACCGGCGCTTCCTTGACAGCTATCCGGGTGCGGACGGCATCAAGACCGGCTTTACCAACGCCGCAGGCTTCAACCTCGTGGCCTCGGCGCAGCGCGGGCAGGAACGCATCATCGCGACCGTCTTCGGCGGCACCTCGACCGCGCAGCGCAACGGCAAGATCAAGGAACTGATGGACATGGGCTTTGCCAAGGCCCCGGCCAACGCCCCCCTGAACCGGCCGGAACCGCCCGCCGCCGCCCCGGCGCCCGCCCCTGCCGCCGCCGCCTTAATGGCATCGAACGCAGGCCCCGCCACCGCCGGCGGCGCTGGCAAGACCGTGCGCGTCACCGGTCGCGTCACCCGCAGCCTGCGCCCCGCACTGCGGCCCACACAGGCCGCACCGTCGGTCGATGTGGCCGTCAATCTGGACGTCGACACGGACATGATCAATTCGATCCTGCAAGAGGCGACTCAAGTCGCCTCTACGGTCCCCGCACCTGCCCCGGCACCTGCCATCGCACAGCCGCAAGCCCCCGAGGTCGTCACCCGCATCTCGACCTCCGGCGGGCGGCACTGGGGCGTGAACGTGGGACGCTACAACTCGCGCTACGAGGCCGAAAAGGTGCTGCTGCGCGTCGCCCTGAACGAGATGAGCACGCTCGACGGTGCCGTCCGGCGCGTGACGCAGAACACCCGCGGGTTCGACGCGAACTTCATGGGCCTCACGCGGGAAGGTGCCGACCTGGCCTGCCGCCGGTTGCAGGCCCGCAATCAATCATGTTTCATGATCGGGTCAGAGGGTTAA
- a CDS encoding AEC family transporter produces the protein MLFLTIWPIFALICVGYILARRGFPDAGFWPAAERMNYFILFPALLVSSLQDAPVRDPALLRLGGAAAATVCIAALVLNLLRRRWPAPPARFGPALQGVVRFNTYLGLAITASLTGPDGLARAAVFLAVAVPVVNVLSILALTEAGTARAPRTLLRTMMRNPLILACLTGLAVALTGYGLPFGIDRFLALLAQGSLPLGLLCVGAALRPAAMRLDLAAMTGNAVLRLLAMPLLAAGVAVAFGLDGVEAQVLVIFSAIPTATTAYVLTRQMNGDGTLMAGIITTQTLAAAATLPLVLLLLGHA, from the coding sequence GTGCTTTTTCTGACAATCTGGCCGATCTTCGCGCTGATCTGCGTGGGCTATATCCTGGCCCGGCGCGGCTTTCCCGATGCCGGGTTCTGGCCCGCGGCAGAGCGGATGAACTACTTCATCCTGTTCCCCGCCCTGCTGGTGTCCAGCCTGCAGGACGCGCCGGTCCGCGATCCCGCCCTGTTGCGGCTCGGCGGTGCGGCGGCCGCGACCGTCTGCATCGCAGCACTCGTGCTGAACCTGCTGCGGCGGCGCTGGCCCGCGCCCCCTGCCCGCTTCGGCCCCGCGTTGCAGGGCGTCGTGCGGTTCAACACCTATCTGGGCCTTGCCATCACGGCGAGCCTGACCGGCCCCGACGGTCTGGCGCGGGCGGCGGTCTTTCTGGCCGTGGCCGTGCCCGTCGTGAACGTCCTGTCCATTCTGGCCTTGACCGAGGCCGGGACCGCCCGCGCGCCGCGCACCCTGCTGCGCACCATGATGCGCAATCCGCTGATTCTCGCGTGCCTCACAGGGCTGGCCGTCGCACTGACGGGCTACGGGCTGCCGTTCGGGATCGACCGGTTTCTGGCCTTGCTGGCGCAGGGCAGCCTGCCGCTGGGTCTTTTGTGCGTCGGTGCGGCGCTCCGGCCCGCCGCGATGCGGCTGGACCTTGCGGCGATGACCGGCAACGCCGTCCTGCGGCTGCTGGCGATGCCGCTGCTGGCGGCGGGTGTCGCCGTGGCCTTCGGCCTCGACGGGGTCGAGGCGCAGGTGCTGGTGATCTTCTCGGCCATTCCGACGGCGACGACGGCTTACGTGTTGACGCGGCAGATGAACGGTGACGGCACCTTGATGGCGGGCATCATCACCACGCAGACGCTGGCCGCGGCGGCCACACTGCCGCTGGTCCTGCTGCTACTGGGTCACGCCTAA
- a CDS encoding ABC transporter ATP-binding protein: protein MTVLLDVRDLNVSFRQDGDTTLAVRGVSFQVMKGETVALVGESGSGKSVTALSTVQLLGDSANVTGSITYAGTQMVGASERELMRVRGNDISFIFQEPMTSLNPLHTIQRQLGESIELHQGLRGDAVRTRVIALLTQVGIRDPEDRLEAYPHQLSGGQRQRVMIAMALANGPDLLIADEPTTALDVTIQAQILDLLADLKQSSGLSMLFITHDLTIVRKIADRVCVMKDGLIVETGPTAEIFAKPQHPYTQMLLAAESVGSPEPVADTAPVIAETENLKIWFPIKRGLMKRTVGHIKAVNDATLSVSAGETVGIVGESGSGKTTLALAIMRLIGSEGRIVFQGQDIQGLNQRQMRPLRSDMQIVFQDPYGSLSPRMTVEQIIAEGLTIHNIDPARKNRDMVAEIMQEVGLNPALMDRYPHEFSGGQRQRIAIARAMILRPRLVVLDEPTSALDMTVQVQIVDLLRDLQQRHGLAYIFISHDLKVVRAMSHKVIVMRQGDVMEAGTAQAIFDAPQTDYTRALMAAAFEGRAV from the coding sequence TTGACCGTCCTCCTCGATGTGCGCGACCTGAACGTCTCTTTCCGGCAGGACGGCGACACGACGCTGGCCGTGCGCGGCGTGTCGTTTCAGGTGATGAAGGGAGAGACCGTGGCACTGGTGGGCGAGAGCGGGTCCGGCAAATCCGTGACCGCCCTGTCCACGGTGCAGTTGCTGGGCGATTCGGCGAACGTCACCGGGTCGATCACCTATGCCGGCACGCAGATGGTCGGCGCGTCCGAGCGCGAGTTGATGCGGGTGCGCGGCAACGACATCAGTTTTATCTTTCAGGAACCGATGACGTCGCTGAACCCGCTGCACACGATCCAGCGGCAATTGGGCGAGAGCATCGAATTGCATCAGGGCCTGCGCGGCGACGCGGTCCGGACCCGCGTGATCGCATTGCTGACGCAAGTCGGCATCCGCGACCCCGAGGACCGACTGGAGGCCTATCCGCACCAGCTGTCCGGCGGGCAGCGGCAGCGGGTGATGATCGCGATGGCGCTGGCGAACGGGCCGGATCTGCTGATCGCGGACGAGCCGACGACCGCGCTGGACGTGACGATTCAGGCGCAAATTCTCGACCTGCTGGCGGACCTCAAGCAATCGTCGGGCCTGTCGATGCTGTTCATCACCCACGACCTGACCATCGTGCGCAAGATCGCGGACCGCGTCTGCGTCATGAAGGACGGGCTGATCGTCGAGACCGGGCCGACCGCCGAGATATTCGCCAAGCCCCAGCATCCCTATACCCAGATGCTGCTGGCCGCCGAATCGGTCGGCAGCCCGGAGCCTGTCGCGGACACAGCCCCGGTCATCGCGGAAACCGAGAATCTGAAGATCTGGTTCCCGATCAAGCGGGGCCTGATGAAACGCACCGTCGGGCACATCAAGGCGGTGAACGACGCCACGCTGTCCGTCAGCGCCGGGGAGACGGTGGGCATCGTCGGCGAATCGGGGTCGGGCAAGACCACGCTGGCGCTGGCGATCATGCGGCTGATCGGATCTGAGGGGCGGATCGTGTTTCAAGGGCAGGACATCCAGGGCCTGAACCAGCGCCAGATGCGGCCCCTGCGGTCCGACATGCAGATCGTGTTTCAGGACCCCTACGGAAGTCTGAGCCCCCGCATGACGGTGGAACAGATCATCGCCGAGGGGCTGACGATCCACAACATCGACCCTGCCCGCAAGAATCGCGACATGGTGGCCGAGATCATGCAGGAGGTCGGGCTGAACCCCGCCCTGATGGACCGCTATCCGCACGAATTTTCCGGCGGGCAGCGCCAGCGGATTGCCATTGCGCGGGCAATGATCCTGCGGCCCAGACTGGTCGTGCTGGACGAGCCAACCAGTGCCCTCGACATGACGGTGCAGGTGCAGATCGTGGACCTGCTGCGGGACCTGCAGCAGCGGCACGGGCTGGCCTATATCTTTATCAGTCATGACCTGAAGGTCGTGCGCGCCATGTCGCACAAGGTCATCGTCATGCGGCAGGGCGACGTGATGGAGGCGGGGACGGCACAGGCGATCTTTGATGCGCCGCAGACCGACTATACCCGCGCCCTGATGGCCGCCGCGTTCGAGGGGCGGGCAGTCTGA
- a CDS encoding ABC transporter permease, with the protein MGAARSRAPYLSPLNQRRLRNFKRNRRAVWSLWIFAILFGLSLFAEFIANDRPLLVDYRGELRMPIFSFYSEADYGGDFQTEAGYTDVEVKCLIRTGGLADLCFDDPEGTLAAADAGTIDDPNFSKGWTIWPLIPYSYNTIVDVPGVAPSAPDANNWLGTDDTKRDVVARVIYGFRLSIVFTLIVTVASSLIGIVAGAVQGYFGGWVDLTFQRVIEVWSGIPSLYVIIIMFAILGRSFWLLVFLIVLFGWTSLVGLVRAEFLRARNFEYVRAARALGVRDRTIMFRHIMPNAMVATVTMLPFLITGGISTLATLDFLGFGLPSSAPSLGELTLQAKQNLQAPWLGFTAFFTFAIMLSLLVFIFEGVRDAFDPRKTFS; encoded by the coding sequence ATGGGTGCCGCCCGCAGCCGCGCGCCGTATCTGTCGCCCCTGAACCAGCGCCGCTTGCGCAACTTCAAGCGTAACCGCCGGGCGGTCTGGTCGCTGTGGATTTTCGCGATCCTGTTCGGCCTGTCGCTGTTTGCCGAGTTCATCGCCAACGACCGCCCGCTGCTGGTGGACTACCGCGGCGAATTGCGGATGCCGATCTTCAGCTTCTATTCCGAGGCCGACTATGGCGGCGATTTCCAGACCGAGGCGGGTTACACGGATGTCGAGGTCAAGTGCCTGATCCGCACCGGTGGTCTGGCGGACCTGTGTTTCGACGACCCCGAGGGGACGCTTGCGGCCGCTGATGCGGGCACCATCGACGACCCGAACTTCAGCAAGGGCTGGACGATCTGGCCGCTGATTCCCTACAGCTACAATACCATCGTCGACGTGCCGGGCGTGGCGCCGTCGGCCCCCGATGCCAATAACTGGCTGGGCACCGACGACACCAAGCGCGACGTCGTGGCCCGCGTGATCTACGGCTTCCGCCTGTCGATCGTGTTCACGCTGATCGTGACGGTGGCCTCGTCGTTGATCGGCATCGTCGCAGGCGCGGTGCAGGGCTATTTCGGCGGCTGGGTCGATCTGACGTTTCAGCGCGTGATCGAGGTCTGGTCGGGCATCCCGTCGCTTTACGTCATCATCATCATGTTTGCGATCCTGGGGCGAAGTTTCTGGCTGCTGGTCTTCCTGATCGTGCTCTTTGGCTGGACGTCGCTGGTGGGCCTTGTGCGGGCGGAGTTCCTGCGGGCGCGGAATTTCGAATATGTCCGCGCGGCGCGGGCCCTGGGCGTGCGCGACCGGACGATCATGTTCCGCCACATCATGCCCAACGCCATGGTTGCCACGGTGACGATGCTGCCGTTCCTGATCACCGGGGGCATCTCCACGCTGGCGACGCTCGACTTCCTCGGCTTTGGCCTGCCGTCGTCGGCGCCCAGCTTGGGTGAGTTGACCTTGCAGGCGAAACAGAACCTGCAGGCGCCGTGGTTGGGCTTTACCGCCTTCTTCACCTTCGCGATCATGCTGTCGCTGCTGGTGTTCATTTTCGAAGGGGTCCGCGACGCATTCGACCCCAGAAAGACCTTCTCTTGA
- a CDS encoding microcin C ABC transporter permease YejB, with protein MGAYILRRLLLVIPTLVGIMVVNFTLTQFVPGGPIEQIIAQMEGGGDVFEGISGGGGGELVAGANSDYIGSRGLPPGFIAELEKEFGFDKPPLERFLNMMWNYVRFDFGQSYFRSISVFDLVMEKMPVSITLGLWTTLIAYAISIPLGIRKAVRDGSKFDTWTSGAIIVGYAIPGFLFAILLIVLFAGGSYWRIFPLRGLTSTDFDQLSTLDKIGDYFWHIALPVLSMTIASFATLTLLTKNSFLDEIKKQYVLTAKAKGLGESTILYRHVFRNAMLIVISGFPALFISVFFGGSLIIETLFSLDGLGRLGYEAAVARDYPVVFGTLFAFSLMGLVVGILTDLTYMFIDPRIDFEARG; from the coding sequence ATGGGCGCCTATATCCTACGCCGCCTGCTGCTGGTGATTCCGACACTTGTCGGGATCATGGTGGTGAACTTTACCCTGACGCAATTCGTCCCCGGCGGACCGATCGAACAGATCATCGCCCAGATGGAAGGCGGCGGTGACGTGTTCGAGGGGATTTCGGGCGGTGGTGGCGGCGAACTCGTGGCGGGCGCCAACAGCGATTACATCGGGTCGCGTGGCCTGCCACCGGGGTTCATCGCGGAGTTGGAAAAGGAATTCGGCTTCGACAAGCCCCCGCTGGAGCGGTTCCTGAACATGATGTGGAACTACGTCCGCTTCGATTTCGGGCAGAGCTACTTCCGGTCGATTTCGGTCTTCGATCTGGTGATGGAAAAGATGCCGGTCTCGATCACGCTGGGGCTGTGGACGACGCTGATCGCCTACGCGATTTCGATCCCGCTGGGCATCCGCAAGGCGGTGCGGGACGGATCGAAGTTCGATACGTGGACCAGCGGCGCGATCATCGTGGGCTACGCGATCCCCGGATTCCTGTTCGCGATCCTGCTGATCGTGCTGTTTGCGGGCGGCAGTTACTGGCGCATCTTCCCGCTGCGGGGCCTGACCTCGACCGACTTCGACCAGCTGTCGACGCTAGACAAGATCGGCGACTATTTCTGGCACATCGCGCTGCCGGTCCTGTCGATGACCATCGCCAGTTTCGCCACGCTGACCCTGCTGACCAAGAACAGCTTTCTGGACGAGATCAAGAAGCAGTATGTGCTGACCGCCAAGGCCAAGGGGCTGGGGGAATCGACGATCCTGTATCGCCACGTGTTCCGCAACGCGATGCTGATCGTGATTTCGGGCTTTCCGGCGCTGTTCATCTCGGTCTTCTTCGGCGGATCGCTGATCATCGAGACGCTGTTCAGCCTCGACGGTCTGGGGCGGCTGGGCTACGAGGCGGCGGTGGCGCGGGATTATCCGGTGGTCTTCGGCACGCTGTTCGCCTTCTCGCTGATGGGCCTTGTCGTCGGCATTCTGACCGACCTGACCTACATGTTCATCGATCCGCGCATCGATTTCGAGGCGAGGGGATAG